The DNA sequence CAATTCTTGGCCAACTCCGATGTGCTGAAGTATGGCAGCCCTTTGTCATGGATAAATTCCAGTTTCCGATGTTCCCGCACCTGGTCTATCGTGTCTCCTGTGTAGCGTGCGATATCCCGGCATAGCGCATTGATGAACTTCCTTTGCTGCGCCGTGATCACCCGGTTATCGAATAGCCGGAACTCTCCGAACAAGTCGCCGTTTGCATCCACCAGTCTGTCAAAAAGATATTCTGGGATGGATGCATCCATACGAATGATCATTTCTGTTTGGCCATAGGCGTTTGTCCTTCTGGCCAGAACTTCAGCAAGTCGGTTTATGCTGCCATCGTCATTGATTTGAGCAAGTCTGGATGCATCCTCGCCCATTTCCTTTCCGGCTTTGACCAGAAGTTTGTCCAGGGCCTTTTTGCGTTTTCGTTTGTTCATCCAGCGTTCTTCCCGGACGATTTCAGTTTAGCTATGCGCTCTGCTATTGATTCGGCCACATCAGGCGCTACAGGTGTTTCGGTTGCGTTTCGCGGTTCATCCACCCAGTCGGGCGTGACTTCTTTCTTTGGTTGCCTGTTCCACTGCTTTTGTTTTTGATGGCCCACAGACTCGGCTTCCGCTTCCGCTATTGTCTTGATGCCCTTCGAAGCCCAATTCCGCATCGTTGTTTGCGCGTATTTATAAGGCGCGCCGGTAAAAGCCGCTTTTTTCAATGCCAGGATAACCAGCTCTTCATTCAAGTCAGTTATCCAGTGTTCTAGGTCCTGCATGATGATTGGTGTTGGCATACCGAAATTCTGCTGAAAGAGTAGGTGGACGTCGCCGCCGTTTGGCTTTTCTATCTCTGACTCTAACTCTATATCTATCTCTATATCTTTCTCTAACTCTATCTCTATCTCTGGTGGATTTTTGTCGGACATTTGTCCATCCTTTTGTCCGGATTCTTGTCCTGTATTTTGTCCATCAGAAATGAGAATCTTCCTCTCTTTTTCGATCCGCGTGCGGTATTCACGTTTACGATCTGCCTCTGTACTGGAACGACCGATGAATGTCTGGATATCGCTCATGAACATGACTCCGTTATCCAATACTTCGATAAGCCCCAGGTCATCAAACAACTTAACCGCTCGCTCCACATCTCCAATGCTATGGCGTGTCACCTTTGAGAGCATTTCCGCATTGTATGGGATGCGCTCTGTCAGCATCAGTTTGCCCTCATTTTTCAAGCTGCGAAGATATAACTTTAGAAGAATGTTCGAATACTTATAACCGTCCGGAAGACCTTCCAAAACGATCATTGCATCGCTATCGAAGAAGTCTGCTTTCAGTTTGAGATAATAATATTTCTTGTTGTCACTCACTTTGCTCACCCTCGTTCTGTGATATAATCACTATGTAAATGTTTTTTACTTTACAGGCTGATGTTGGCGCATCAGCTTTTTTTGTACCATGCTTTAAATCTGCGATGATACTCCGCTTGTGCATCAGCAAGCTTTATTTTTTCTTTCGTTTCAAGGTTTGGATAGTGCGGCATTTCCAAGAAAGAACCATCCACCAGGTTAACTTGCAAAACTGGTACGGATCGACCATCGACAACTTCTGTGATTGTTGCGAAGTTCTTGTCCGTTACGCTCTGACGATAAGAAATGCCGCGTTTGGCCATCACTTCCAGCAAGATATAAAGACTCATGCAACCACCCTTATCGGAATATTTAAGTTGCCGGTAACGAGCCGTAGCTCAAGTACCGCTGCATCCAGATACTCTTCGTTTATTTCTTCCAATGCTGAATTGAGTTTATTCAGGCGCCCGGCTGTTAATAGAATTTGTTTCTGCGAGCGATACACGTATATGCGGTAAATATCTGTTTCCATATGCTGCACGACTATCATGGCCAATAGGTTATCCTTTATGAATTTTTGGGCCAGCTTATTGGCATAGCGCTCATTTTGATAGGTTTTCATCTTTCTCACTCCTTCCGCCTGCGTTAGGATCTCCCCAAAACTTCTCGATTCCTCCGACCAGCAAACCCTTTGTTTGTTCGTCCGTGAATCCGGCATCGATGTATTCGCTTCTTAATGTGTTAATGATCAGTACAGATATAAAGCTAAGTTCTTGCAGGTTACCGTCAAAATTGACTCGGTGCAGCCCTTCCTCAAATATCAACTCACACTCGATTGAACTTTTTTTACTCATCTTTTCAACTCCATTCCTGTTTTTAAAGATGCTAGAACAGTTAGGTTGTTGAAATTCCTGTCAAATGCTACGAACGGGGCTATATATCCATTCACGTCATATATGTTCATGGATTGCTTCGCCTCTATCCCATCGAAGCAAGCGAATGCTTCATCAACTTCCTGGTATGTTTCCAACGCTGCGAATCTGACTTGAATATTCGCGCCCATCCTCATTGCATCCACAACGGCTTTTTCTCTATCAGTAATAACTACTCTCATGCTTTTACCCCCTTAGAATATCAACCCTAGCTCTATCCCGCCGGCTATGCCGAAGAATAGTAATGCGATACTGATTACGACGGCGGTCCCTATAAAGCTGACCAATCTATCCTCAAACTCATTTGTAAAGATTTTCAATTCCAATCCCCTCTTTCACGCTGGCGGGCGTTTATACTTTTCTATTGTCAAAAAACTTGATGATGTCATTTCGATCGTATCGGTAATCATTATCTGAAAACCGCGTCACAGGAAGACCTTCCGCTTCCCATTGCTTCACTTTCTCATTACCGACTTTTAAGGCTGCCTTCAGCTGGCTCTTATTCGGATAAGGTGGCAGATCGTAATATAAATTTGTCGCTTGTTTCGCCCCCTCGATAATGACGGAGGCGATTGTTTTTCTTATTTCGTCTTCCAATTGGCTCGGCAGCTGGATAGGAACATCTACCTGCATGAGTTAAACCTCCATTTCCATCTGTTCATAGTTTTTAACAAGCATCGACGTAGCTTTCGATGGCTCCCAGTCGTCTATAAACTCAATCACTTTTTTGTAATCCTTCTGACGAAGCTGAGTCCTGGTCCGAACTCCGGTTATTTCGGCAATCTCCTTGTTGATCGCCTTAAATAGCTCCTCTTTTTGCTCCCGGTTCATGCTGTAGGCGCGTTCCTTGCCGATCTGGTACACCTTTCTTGAAATTGATTTTCCGATGTACGTGTATTCCCCGGGATCTAGTTTCACGTTTTGCTCCAAATGGATCACCCTCGCATCCACCTGGTTTACTTTTTCTTGTGTGTGTTCCGTCGCCTGAAACATCAACCGAAGCGCATCCATTGGGTCTTTTGGTATTTCATAGAAGCCCTTTTTCCTGATCGATGGAAGAACTTCTTCAGTAACCCAATTTTCAAATTTTTCGGCTTCCGGCAATTTTGAACGGAATACCAAGCGATAAACATCTGACTCTGGAATTAATTTGAATTGCTGAGGGCGACCTAGCGAATCGCTACCCCATGCCATGAAACCTTTTTTGCAATGTTTATTAGTTGCATCGCTAGTATTTGCATAACCAAGGGTCTTCGCTACGTCGTTTGCTACAAAGAATGGTTCTTCATTGACCAACATTGTTCTAACCTCATTGCTTTCAAAATTAAATATTTGCAATTCGTTCATTTAATTTTCCCCCTTCACTTTGTCACCGTTTTGGTGCTTCCTTGGCAAAAAAATAGAGTCTATGCTTTTGCCTAATAATTTCGACAAAGCGAACATCTCGTCTTGAGTAAATTCGCTTTTACCTTTTTCTTTATTGCGATAAGACAATGTTGAAATACCAAGGTGTGCAGCTATTTCTTCTTGGGTCATTTTCAACTTGTCTTTTCTCATCGCGTATAACTTCGATTGCATTTATCTCACCCCCATGAACAAAGTTTAGCACCATTTTGGTAACTTGTAAATAGAATTTTATCTAAAAAGACAAAAATGTTTCCAATTCGGTGATTTAATGGTATTCTATTATCATCTAATGAATGCGAAGGTGGTGATGAAATGGAGCTAAATAAATTCATTGGAACGAAAATAAAGAAATTCAGAGAATCAAGAAACATGACCCAGGATGAGCTTGCAGAGTTATTAGATACTACAAGACAGTCTATAAGTAGGTACGAAAATGGAGAGAGGAAGGCTAATCAAGATTTACTGTTTGAACTAGCATCAATTTTCAAGGTATCTTTAGACGATTTTTTTCCAGTAAGAAACTTGTACGATCAAACGAATATAATTAAAGTAACACCAGAGAATATGGTCGCAATACCAGTCATTGGAACAATCGCGTGCGGTGACCCCATACTCGCTGACGAAAACATCATAGGGTATCGATACCATCTGAAGGACAGGTTGCCAAAAGGTCAGACATTCTATTTAACGGCAAAAGGAGATAGTATGGAGCCGAAGATTCCGGATGGATCAGATGTATTAATAAGGATGCAAGATGATGTTGAGGATGGTGAAATAGCTGCTGTTTTAGTCAATGGGGATTCAGAGGCTACGCTTAAGCGTGTAAAAAAACAAGGTGATATCGTGATGCTGGTAGCTGAAAACACAAACTACGCGCCATACATCATTACGGAACACAACCCGGCCAGGATATTGGGTAAAGCTGTAGGAGTTAGTTTTGATTTGTGATATTTACCGTTTTAGCGGTTTATATAAAAACTATATTGGAGGAATTATCATGAAGAAATATTTATTGTTGTTTGGTAGCGCGTTAGTATTGGCGGCATGCGGATCACCGAGTGACGTCGAAGTTTCGGAAGAGGCATCATCAACTGCTGCCGCATCTTCAGAGGCGGCTTCCGCAGTTAGTGAAAAAGTCAGCGCACCTGGTAAAAGAAGCAATCCGGTTGCTGTCGGTCAATCAGCGACATGGGATGTAATTTATAGTGACGCAGAATCCAACAGAATTGATGGAGTTGTAACGGCATCGATCTCAAATGTAGTCAGAGGCGAAGAAGCTTACAACCAACTGATTGCCGCAAACCCATATAACGAAGCAGCTCCTGAAGGTTTCGAATGGGTAATTTTCGATTTGAAAGCAACTTTGGATGAAGGTAGCGCTGATGATCCGTTCAACACGGTCAACTTATCCATTACTCCAGTCGCATCAGACGGCAGCGAAGTGGCTCAACCTTTCTATGCAACATTTGAAACCGGCACTGACTTCGGATTTAAGGATTTGTATAAAGGCGGCACTGATGAAGGTAAAAAAGGTTTGATCGTTCCTGTTGGAGATGAAACTTTAGTCGAAATAACTGATTGGAACACCAGCGTATTCTTTAAATTAAACTAAACAAAAAACACCAC is a window from the uncultured Trichococcus sp. genome containing:
- a CDS encoding putative HNHc nuclease, translating into MNKRKRKKALDKLLVKAGKEMGEDASRLAQINDDGSINRLAEVLARRTNAYGQTEMIIRMDASIPEYLFDRLVDANGDLFGEFRLFDNRVITAQQRKFINALCRDIARYTGDTIDQVREHRKLEFIHDKGLPYFSTSELAKN
- a CDS encoding phage replisome organizer N-terminal domain-containing protein, coding for MSDNKKYYYLKLKADFFDSDAMIVLEGLPDGYKYSNILLKLYLRSLKNEGKLMLTERIPYNAEMLSKVTRHSIGDVERAVKLFDDLGLIEVLDNGVMFMSDIQTFIGRSSTEADRKREYRTRIEKERKILISDGQNTGQESGQKDGQMSDKNPPEIEIELEKDIEIDIELESEIEKPNGGDVHLLFQQNFGMPTPIIMQDLEHWITDLNEELVILALKKAAFTGAPYKYAQTTMRNWASKGIKTIAEAEAESVGHQKQKQWNRQPKKEVTPDWVDEPRNATETPVAPDVAESIAERIAKLKSSGKNAG
- a CDS encoding XRE family transcriptional regulator yields the protein MELNKFIGTKIKKFRESRNMTQDELAELLDTTRQSISRYENGERKANQDLLFELASIFKVSLDDFFPVRNLYDQTNIIKVTPENMVAIPVIGTIACGDPILADENIIGYRYHLKDRLPKGQTFYLTAKGDSMEPKIPDGSDVLIRMQDDVEDGEIAAVLVNGDSEATLKRVKKQGDIVMLVAENTNYAPYIITEHNPARILGKAVGVSFDL
- a CDS encoding helix-turn-helix transcriptional regulator — its product is MQSKLYAMRKDKLKMTQEEIAAHLGISTLSYRNKEKGKSEFTQDEMFALSKLLGKSIDSIFLPRKHQNGDKVKGEN
- a CDS encoding BRO family protein — protein: MNELQIFNFESNEVRTMLVNEEPFFVANDVAKTLGYANTSDATNKHCKKGFMAWGSDSLGRPQQFKLIPESDVYRLVFRSKLPEAEKFENWVTEEVLPSIRKKGFYEIPKDPMDALRLMFQATEHTQEKVNQVDARVIHLEQNVKLDPGEYTYIGKSISRKVYQIGKERAYSMNREQKEELFKAINKEIAEITGVRTRTQLRQKDYKKVIEFIDDWEPSKATSMLVKNYEQMEMEV